The following proteins are encoded in a genomic region of Methylobacterium tardum:
- a CDS encoding GNAT family N-acetyltransferase: MAPRFTVIQGGLLERAAPATQTVSGFGESRAAWRVDLRRPGAVDAASVSAWRALLVRNAVNDPLRDPDHLLPLAQHRPAGRRIAVALAWDRDAETGLEALRGVVPLAMPHPVLGGRAVPWQPDEAEVAALVETAAAEAVDRALRARLGALRRPIRLAGAVEPARNPVPFRPVLAARRAAPPRRIPADSLVGVRPEGWELPGSEIVAVNGPDAVRDAVETFLTLDARTAKRPIIADPAEASFVRVVSRLFARRGALRVEFLRRAGEVVAGTLHLGAGPSAVPWRRARV, translated from the coding sequence ATGGCGCCACGCTTCACCGTGATACAGGGCGGCCTGCTCGAGAGGGCGGCGCCCGCGACGCAGACGGTTTCCGGCTTCGGGGAAAGCCGCGCGGCCTGGCGGGTCGATCTGCGCAGGCCCGGTGCCGTGGATGCGGCGTCCGTTTCCGCCTGGCGGGCACTGCTGGTCAGGAACGCCGTCAACGATCCGCTGCGCGACCCCGATCACCTGCTGCCGCTTGCCCAGCACCGTCCGGCCGGGCGCCGGATCGCGGTGGCCCTCGCCTGGGACCGGGACGCCGAGACCGGTCTTGAAGCGCTGCGCGGCGTGGTGCCGCTAGCGATGCCCCATCCCGTCCTGGGCGGCCGCGCCGTGCCCTGGCAGCCGGACGAGGCGGAGGTCGCCGCCCTGGTCGAGACGGCGGCCGCAGAGGCGGTGGATCGCGCCCTGCGGGCGCGGCTCGGCGCGCTGCGTCGCCCGATCCGCCTCGCGGGAGCGGTCGAGCCCGCGCGCAACCCGGTCCCCTTCCGCCCCGTCCTCGCGGCGCGCCGCGCGGCACCGCCGCGGCGGATCCCGGCCGACAGCCTCGTCGGCGTCCGGCCCGAGGGCTGGGAGCTGCCTGGATCCGAGATCGTCGCGGTGAACGGGCCCGACGCGGTGCGCGATGCGGTCGAGACCTTTCTCACCCTCGACGCCCGGACCGCCAAACGCCCGATCATCGCGGATCCGGCCGAGGCCTCGTTCGTCCGGGTGGTGAGCCGCCTGTTTGCCCGCCGCGGCGCGTTGCGGGTCGAGTTCCTGCGCCGGGCCGGCGAGGTCGTGGCCGGAACCCTTCATCTCGGCGCCGGGCCGAGCGCCGTGCCCTGGCGGCGGGCGAGGGTCTGA